A DNA window from candidate division KSB1 bacterium contains the following coding sequences:
- a CDS encoding zinc ribbon domain-containing protein, translating to MMPSYDYDCSSCGRTTEIFQSITAPPVEKCPHCGGRVTRRISGGTGLIFKGSGFYLTDYKNAGAKNGDGKADQATSTTGGNETADQDKSGRASTAKKTEASPVSAE from the coding sequence CGATTATGACTGTTCTTCCTGTGGCCGCACTACGGAGATTTTCCAGAGCATCACCGCGCCGCCGGTGGAAAAGTGCCCGCATTGCGGCGGCCGGGTGACGCGCCGCATCTCCGGCGGCACCGGTTTGATCTTCAAAGGCAGTGGGTTTTATTTGACAGATTACAAGAACGCCGGCGCAAAAAACGGCGACGGCAAAGCCGACCAGGCCACGTCCACCACCGGCGGCAACGAAACCGCCGACCAGGACAAGAGCGGCAGGGCTTCCACTGCGAAGAAGACGGAAGCTTCGCCGGTCTCCGCGGAATAA